Proteins encoded together in one Astatotilapia calliptera chromosome 7, fAstCal1.2, whole genome shotgun sequence window:
- the grp gene encoding gastrin-releasing peptide, with translation MGGECLWYSWTCRPVWPVLIILATVPCILNCSESPAAVVGKMYPRGNHWAVGHLMGKKSIEEEQEVNPDRDYLTALKPARLTQHLMQALMQPENPNQMMPQTADRLLQRHWREEDKEKYLAEMSDLLLLALKLQDSDST, from the exons ATGGGCGGAGAGTGCTTATGGTATTCATGGACTTGCAGACCCGTGTGGCCAGTTCTTATTATTCTGGCTACTGTACCGTGTATTTTGAACTGCTCAGAGAGCCCTGCAGCAGTTGTTGGGAAAATGTATCCACGAGGCAATCACTGGGCAGTAG GTCACTTGATGGGAAAGAAGAGCatagaggaggagcaggaggtaAACCCTGACAGGGACTACCTGACAGCCCTAAAACCAGCCCGGCTCACACAGCATCTAATGCAGGCTCTGATGCAACCAGAGAATCCAAATCAGATGATGCCTCAAACTGCAGACAGGCTGCTTCAGCGCCACTGgagagaagaagacaaagaaaaatatctggCAGAG ATGTCAGACCTGCTTCTTCTGGCTTTGAAACTGCAAGACAGTGACTCCACCTGA